The segment TTCCGGCTGCAGCCGGATCACCATGCGGTTGGGCTGCAGCGTGCTGCCGGCATCGAAGATCGAATGCGGCACCTCGGCGAAGTTGATCACCACCTCGGTCACGCGCTCCTGCATGCGCTTGCCAGTGCGCAGGTAGAACGGCACCTTGTTCCAGCGCCACGTGCCGAGCTCGGCGCGCATCGCGACGAAGGTCTCGGTGCGGCTGTCTGGCGGAATGCCTTCTTCCTGCAGGTAGCCGCGCACCAGCTCGCCGGCGATGGCGCCCGCGGTGTACTGGCCGCGCACGGTATTGCGGCGTACGTCCTCGGGCGACATCGGCCGCAGCGAGCGCAGCACCTTGAGCTTCTCATCGCGCACCGCATCGGAGGTGAGCGCTGCCGGCGGCTCCATCGCCAGGATGCTGACCAGCTGCAGCAGGTGGTTCTGCACCATGTCGCGCATGGCGCCGGCCTCGTCGTAGAAGCCGCCGCGCGTGCCCACGCCCACGGTCTCGGCCACGGTGATCTGCACGCTGCGCACGAACGGCGTGCGCCACAGCGGCTCGAAGATCGAATTGCCGAAGCGCAGCGCCATCAGGTTCTGCACCGTTTCCTTGCCCAGGTAGTGGTCGATCCGGTAGGTGCGGTCCTCGCTGAAGTAGCGGCTGACCACCTCGCCGATGCCGATGGCCGAGGCCAGGTCCACGCCCAGCGGTTTTTCCAGCACCAGCCGGGTGTCGTTGGCGATCAGGCCATGGCTGGCAAGGTTGTCGCAGGTGGCCGCGAACAAGCCCGGCGGCATCGCCATGTAATAGATGCGCAGCGCCTCCTGGCGCAGTTGCGCGGCCAGCGCCGGATAGTCCCCGGACTGCGACGCGTCAACGTGCACGAAATCCAGCCGCTGCAGGAAGGTCTGCCATTTGGCCGGCTCGAGATAGCGCGCTTCGACAAAGGGTTGTGCGCTTTCATCGGCAAAATTGACAAAGGCCTCGCGGTCCCAGCGGTGCCGGCCCACGCCGATGATGCGGGTGCCGTCGGGCAGGTTGCCGTCGCGGTGGCACATGTAGAGCGATGGCAGCAGCTTGCGTGCCGACAGGTCGCCGGCGCCGCCGAAGATGACGAGGTCCAGTGGCCGCGCGTCGGCAGTGCCGGAAGAAGAGGCGGTTCGGGTGGTTTGCATGACGGACTCCTTGCTTGCCGGGGCGGCATGGGGCGGTATTGGGGCGGTATGGGCCGGCTCAGCGCGTCTCGGTCACCTTGCGCAGGTACTGCGGCTGGTCGGGATTGCGGCCGCGTGCCAGCGCCAGCGCCTGCGCCGCGACATAGAAGCCCTGGATGGCGCAGACCGGATCGAGCAGCGGATGGCCGGCCGGCACCAGCGGCAACTCCAGGGGCAGCTCCGCATCAACCGTGCCAGGAGGCGCCGCCAGCAGCACGCGCGCACCGCGCTTGCGCATCTCGGCGGCCAGCGCCAGCAGTCCCGCCTGTTCCGGTCCGCGCGGCGCGAACACCAGCAGCGGGTAGCCGTCGCCGATGATTTCCATCGGGCCATGCCGCACTTCGGCGCCGGAGAAAGCCTCGGCCTGGATGCCGGAGGTCTCCTTGAGCTTGAGCGCCGCTTCCTGCGCGATCGCCAGGCCCGCGCCGCGGCCCAGCACGATCATGCGCTCGACGTCGCGCAGCGCTGGCACCAGCGCCGACCAGTCCTGCGCGGCCGCTTGCGCCAGCGCGGCCGGCAAGCCTGCGCAGGCATCGACCAGTTCGTGCTCGCCGCTGCGTGCGGCCTCGAGATGCCCCACCAGCAGCGCCGACATCGACAGCATGGCGATATAGCTCTTGGTCGCGGCCACGCTCTGCTCGGGGCCGGCAAGCAGGGGCAGTTCATGCGCGCACGCCTGCGCCAGCGGCGAATCGGGCGCGTTGACCAGCGCCACGGTGGCGGCGCCGCGGTCGCGCAGCGCTTGCATGGTCTCGACCAGGTCGGGGCTGCGGCCCGACTGCGAGAACGCCACCGCCAGCTGCCCGGCCACGCGCAGCGCGCTGTCGTGCAGCGTCACCGTCGACATCGGCAGCGAGGCCACCGGCACGCCCAGCCGGCGCGTGACCAGCGTGGCGAAGTAGCTGGCGGCATGGTCCGAGCTGCCGCGCGCCACGGTCAGCGCCGCGGGCCAGGCCTGCGCGGCGAGTTGCGCAGCCAGCGCGGCCACGCGCGGCGCCTGCGCCAACTGCGCGGCCACCACGGCCGGCGCGCTCAGCGCCTCTTCAAGCATTCTCGACACAGCATTCTCCTTCGACATAAACGGTGCGCACCAAGAGCGCGCGGTCCAGCACGACCGCGTCGGCCCAGCAGCCCTGTGCCAGCATGCCGCGGTCGGACATGCCCAGGTACTGGGCCGGATACAGCGAAACGCGCCGCGACGCATCGGCGAGGTCCAGCCCGATCGACACGAAGTTGCGCAGCGCCTGGTCCATGGTCAGCACGCTGCCGGCCAGCGTGCCATCGGCCAGGCGCACGCTGCCGTGGACCTTGTAGACGGTCTGGCTGCCCAGGTGGTACACGCCGTCCGGCATGCCCGCGGCGGCGGTGGCGTCCGTCACCGCATACAGCCGCGGAATCGCGCGCAGCGCGGCGCGGATCGCGCCCGGATGAACGTGCAGCAGGTCGGGGATCAGCTCGGCAAACTCGGCATGGGCCAGCGCTGCCGCCACCATGCCGGGCGCGCGGTGCTGCAGCGGGGTCATCGCGTTGAACAGGTGGGTGAAGCCGCTGGCGCCGGCATCCAGCGCGGCCACCGCGTCCTCATAGGTGCCCAGCGTGTGGCCCAGCTGCACGCGCACGCCGCGCGCGACCAGCAGGCGGATGATGTCCAGATGCCCCGGCAGTTCGGGCGCCAGCGTCACCACCTTCAGCGGCGCGGCGCCGAGGTACTGCTCCAGTTCTTCCGGCGTGGCAGTGGCCGAGGTATCGGGCTGCGCGCCCAGCTTGCCGGGGTTGATATACGGCCCTTCCAGGTGCACGCCCAGCATGCGCGCCGCGCCGGGCGGGCGCTGCGCGCAGGCGCGGTTCAGCGCCTGCAGTGCGGGCAGCAGCACGTCGTGCGGCGAGGTCATGGTGCTGCCCAGCAGGCTGGTGGTGCCAAAGCGCACATGCGCGCGCAGGATCACCGGCACCGCGGCCTCGCCATCCATGAAGTCCTTGCCGCCGCCGCCGTGGTTGAGCAGGTCGACAAACCCCGGCAGCACGTACGGGGCATCGTTGTGCTCAGGCGAGGCGGGCACGCCCTCGATGCGCGCGATGCGTCCGTCCGGGCCGGCATGGATCTCTCCGAAGATCCAGCCGGCCGGCGTCAGGATGTTTCCTTTCATGGCAATACTCTCCAATACATTCAGATCACCGGCCAGCCACCGTCAGAACAGGTGGATGATGCCGGCATAGGCGCCCTGCTGGTTCGCCCCGGCGCCCGGCATGGTGTCCGGCGACGCCTCCACCGAGAAGGTGGCATTGCGCGAGTTGAACACCGACGCCACCGTGCCATACAGCGAGGTGCGCTTCGACAAGTCATACTTTGCGCCCAGTGTGACAAGCGTGCCATGCCCGCCGCCATTGTTCAGGGTGGCGTAGTAGACGCCGGACAGCAGCGTCAGCGCCGGCAGCAGGCGGTAGTTGGCGCCGACCCATGCCATCTGGCTGCGCGTGGCGGCGTAGGGGTTCTCCGGCGTGGCCACGGTATCGCCCGAGGACACGGTCAGGTTATAGCCGGCGAACAGGCGCAGGTTGTTCAGCGCATAGCTGCCACCGAGCGTGTACTGGCGCGAGTTGACATACAGGTTGTCCATGCGGCCCTGCGTGTCGCGCAGTTCCTCGTAGATGCCGGTCAGGCTCAGGTTGCCCTGCGCGTACTTGACGGCCGCGCTCAACTGCTTGCCGCTGTTGAAGCTGCCCGCCACGCCGTCGCTGCCGGCCTGCGCGCGCACACTCAGCCCGCCCCACACCGGCGAGTTGTAGGTCACGGCATTGGTGCGCGAGCCCCAGTTGCGGCCATAGACCAGCGTCGCGACCGAGCTGGCCTGCAGGCCCATCGGGTCGATCGCGCCGCTCTCGTCGTCGGTCAGGCTCATGGCCCGGCCCAGCAGCAGCGTGCCCCAGTCGTTACTGGCCAGGCCCACTTGCGCGCGCCGGTTGAACAGCGGATCGGAGCGCCCGGTGCCGGAGGTGATCATGCCCTCCAGGTTGAAGACCCCGCGCAGGCCGCCGCCAAGGTCTTCTGCGCCGCGCATGCCCCAGAAGCTGACGCCGTACTGGTTGCTGCCGAAGCGGAAGGTGTCCACGTCGCCGCCCGGGCGGGCGATGCCGTTGACATAGTCGAGGCCGGCCACGGCGCGGCCATACAAGGTGATGCCGGTGCCGGCGGACTGGGCGCAGGCGCCCCCGGCCGACGCTGCGAGCAGCGCCGTCAGTGCAATGCGTTTCACGATCAATGACTCCTGGATAAGCAGACGGTATCCACCGGCGCGGCTGTCGTCGCGGCCGTCGTTGTTGTTGCCGATGGGGAAGGTCGACCGCAGCCGCACGGCTGCGGCGGCGGGGGTCAGGTGGGCATGGCCTGCAGGGCGCGCTCGAAGGCGGCAGCGTGTCCGTCTGCCGCATGGCCGAAGGCGATATGGGCGGTGTCATCGCCGATCCACATCAGCTGGCTGCCCGCAAGGTGGTCGGCGCGCACCCGGGCGCGCTCGCGCACCACCACGCGCAGCCGCGTCAGTGCCACCACGCCGACCGAGGCGATATTGGCGGCGCCGCCCAGCGCATCGATCCACCAGGCGGGATCGAAAGCACCGGCAGCCGGCACGGACGCCTGGGTAGCAACGGCGGGCGCAGCAGCCACCACGGCCGTGGCCTGCGGCGCCTGCTGCAGCACCGCGCGGATATCACCGGCAACCTGCTCGGCCTGCGGCCCGATCACCACCTGCACCACATTGGGCGGGCGCTTGAGCACGCCGCGTACGCCCAGTGCCTTGAGCCGCGGCTCGGACACCGCGCCGATGTCGGCCACGTTCAGCCGCAGACGCGTGGTGCAGGCATCGACCACGACCAGGTTGGCAGGGCCGCCCAGCGCTTCGACATACTGTTGCGCCACGCTGCCCGCGGCCGGCTGCGCGGCACCGCCGGCGGCCGCCACGGGCACCACTTCATCGCGGCCCGGCGTCAGCAGGTTGAAGCGGCGGATAAAGAAGCGGAACAGCCCGTAATAGACCAGCGCATAGGCCAGCCCCAGCGGAATCGCCAGCCAGCCGCGGCTGGACAGCCCGTAGCCCAGCACATAGTCGATCGCGCCGGCCGAGAAGGTGAAGCCCAGCCGGATATCGAGCGCATGGCACAGCGCCATCGACAGGCCGGTCATCAGCGCATGCAGGCCGTACAGCACCGGCGCCAGGAACATGAAGCTGAACTCGATCGGCTCGGTGATGCCGGTCAGGAACGAGGTCAGTGCCATCGAGAACAGCATGCCGCCAACCAGCGCGCGCCGCGCCGGCGGCGTCTCGTGGTACATCGCCAGGCAGGCCGCGGGCAGGCCGAACATCATCACCGGGAAAAAGCCGGTCATGAACAGGCCTGCGCCGGGGTCGCCGGCAAAGTAGCGGTGCAGGTCGCCCGATACCGCCGCCCCCGTGGCCGGATCGGCGTAGTTGCCGAACACGAACCACGCCAGGGTATTGATCAGGTGGTGCAGCCCGGTGACCAGCAGCAGCCGGTTCAGCAGCCCGAACACCAAGGCGCCGGCCGAGCCCGCCGTGGTCAGCCACGCGCCGGCCGCGTTAATGCCGGCCTGCACCGGCGCCCACGCATAGGCCAGCACGATGCCCAGCAGCAGGCAGCACAGCGCGGTGACGATGGGAACGAAGCGCTTGCCGGAAAAGAAGCCCAGATAGGGTGGCAGCGCGACATTGCGATAGCGATTGTAGAGCCCGCCCGCCACCGCGCCGGCGACGATGCCGGCCAGCACGCCCATGTCGAGCGATTTGTCGATGGTCTTCAGCACCGTGGTCAGCACCAGGTAGCCGATGGTGCCGGCCAGTGCCGCCGCGCCGTTGTTGTCGCGCGCAAAGCCCACCGCCACGCCGATCGCGAACAGCAGGGCCAGGTTGGCAAAGACCGCGTTGCCGGCCTCGGCCATCAGCTTGATGTCGAATACGTCGGGCTGGCCCAGGCGCAGCAGCAGGCCGGCCACGGGCAGCACGGCAATCGGCAGCATCAGCGTGGCGCCCAGGCGTTGCACCCTGGGCAGCAGGTCCATCTTCATTGGCGTTCTCCGAATCTGTGCGCGCGTGGCGCGTATTGGGTTGTGGTCGACCGGCGCTTATGCCGGCCAGTAGCGGCGGCACGCGTCGCGCACCGCGGCGGCTGACGGCAGCCGCAACAATTCGCCTGCGCGCTGCCGGCAATCGGCATGCGAGAGCGCGCGCACGCGCGCCTTGACGCCCGGCACCAGCCCGGCGTCGACTGACAACTCGGTCACGCCCAGCCCGACCAGCACCGGCACGGCCAGCGGGTCGCCCGCCAGCGCGCCGCACACGCCTACCCAGCGCCCGTGGCGCGCGGCGCCCTCGGTGGTGGCGGCGATCATGCGCAGCACCGCGGGATGCAGGCCATCCATGCGTGCCGCCAGCTCCGGCTGGCAGCGGTCAATGGCCAGGGTGTACTGGGTCAGGTCGTTGGTGCCGATCGAGAAGAAATCGGCGTGCTCGGCCAGCTGGTCGGCCAGCAGCGCGGCGGAAGGGACTTCGATCATCACGCCGACCTCGATCTCGGGATCGGTACCGGCTTCGGCCGCCAGCGCACGGATGCGTTCGCGCCAGGCCAGCAGTTCGCCGACCTCGCTGACCATCGGCAGCAGGATGCGCAGCGGCCCGCTCGCGCGCACTGCAAGCAGGCCGCGCAGCTGGTCGTCCAGCAGTTGCGGGCGCACCTGCGCCAGGCGCACGCCGCGCAGGCCCAGGGCGGGGTTGTCTTCGGCAGGCAGGTGCAGCCAGGCGGCGTCCTTGTCGGCGCCGATATCAAGCGTGCGCACGATCGCGCTGCGGCCCTGCAGGGCATCGGCAATGGCCTGGCAGCTGGCGGTGTGGTCCGCCGCCGCGGGGGCTGCGTCGCCGTGCAGGAACAGCAGTTCGGTGCGCAGCAAGCCGACCGCGTCGGCACCATGCGCCACGGCATTGCGGGCGTCGTCGAGGCTGCCGATATTCGCGGCCACCTCAATAGGCACGCCGTCGCGGGTGCTGGCCGCGGCGTGCGCGGCGCGCAGGTCGGCCTCGCGCTGCTGCGCGCGCAGCCTGACGGCGCTGGCGGCGGCGGCCAGCAAATGCGCATCGGGGCAGGCGTGCAGGCGGGCGCTGTCGCCGTCGGCGATGACCGGCGTGCCGTCCTGCAGGCGCTCCAGCGCGCTGCCCAGAGCCACCAGGCAAGGGATGCCGAGCTGACGCGCGATGATGGCCGCGTGCGAGGTCGGGCCGCCGCGCGCCATCACCAGTGCGGCAACCCGGGTGCGGTCCAGTCCGGTCAGGTCGGACGGCGTGAATTCCCCGGCGGCCAGCACGATGACATCGCCGTCGGCGGCCGGTGCGGGCAGCTGGACCGGGGCACTGCCCGCCGGGGCCAGCGCACGCAGCACGCGCTTGCCCAGGTCCAGCAGGTCGGCAGCGCGTTCGGCCATGCGGCGGTCGGCCATCGCGGACAGCATGGCGGCTTCGGCCCGGGTGGCCTCGCGCCAGGCAAAGCCCGCGCTCTTGCCGGCGGCGATCATGGTCTCGGCCGCGGCCTGCAGGGCCGGGTCTTCCAGCAGCGCGCGATGCATGGCGAAGATGCCGGCCTCGGCGCCGGCGCGGCGTGCGGTGGCGGCTTCGCTCT is part of the Cupriavidus necator genome and harbors:
- the zwf gene encoding glucose-6-phosphate dehydrogenase; the protein is MQTTRTASSSGTADARPLDLVIFGGAGDLSARKLLPSLYMCHRDGNLPDGTRIIGVGRHRWDREAFVNFADESAQPFVEARYLEPAKWQTFLQRLDFVHVDASQSGDYPALAAQLRQEALRIYYMAMPPGLFAATCDNLASHGLIANDTRLVLEKPLGVDLASAIGIGEVVSRYFSEDRTYRIDHYLGKETVQNLMALRFGNSIFEPLWRTPFVRSVQITVAETVGVGTRGGFYDEAGAMRDMVQNHLLQLVSILAMEPPAALTSDAVRDEKLKVLRSLRPMSPEDVRRNTVRGQYTAGAIAGELVRGYLQEEGIPPDSRTETFVAMRAELGTWRWNKVPFYLRTGKRMQERVTEVVINFAEVPHSIFDAGSTLQPNRMVIRLQPEESVRLTLMVKQPGEGMKLKPLSLALNLDSAFTTRRAEAYERLLLDVIRGRLALFVRRDELQAAWTWVDPILEAWRQQDEGPRPYTAGTWGPAASSAFMAREGVQWSEEA
- the ptsP gene encoding phosphoenolpyruvate--protein phosphotransferase — encoded protein: MAETSETLLLRAPVSGVLLPLAAVPDPVFADGMFGDGLAIDPLSDTLVAPCDGTIVHLAATGHALTLQAPCGAQVLLHVGIDTVSLRGEGFAPCVAQGAAVRQGDALIRFDVDRVAQQASSLVTVMAIANGDAFTVAGRTGAAQADAGRTVLLQVRAAGAAAPAQEDHASAAEQRRTVTLACPGGLHARPAARAREAARGLDAAVALHYGGRQASLASLVSLLGLAADEGAAVELVATGRDAGAALDAVAYELQRAGVGEEEPVPTVAAPIAQPGPGAGLPADGIPGVAAAPGIAIGTLHWWRETTPEPAEAGQGIAAEREALRAALAAIDAQLAHESEAATARRAGAEAGIFAMHRALLEDPALQAAAETMIAAGKSAGFAWREATRAEAAMLSAMADRRMAERAADLLDLGKRVLRALAPAGSAPVQLPAPAADGDVIVLAAGEFTPSDLTGLDRTRVAALVMARGGPTSHAAIIARQLGIPCLVALGSALERLQDGTPVIADGDSARLHACPDAHLLAAAASAVRLRAQQREADLRAAHAAASTRDGVPIEVAANIGSLDDARNAVAHGADAVGLLRTELLFLHGDAAPAAADHTASCQAIADALQGRSAIVRTLDIGADKDAAWLHLPAEDNPALGLRGVRLAQVRPQLLDDQLRGLLAVRASGPLRILLPMVSEVGELLAWRERIRALAAEAGTDPEIEVGVMIEVPSAALLADQLAEHADFFSIGTNDLTQYTLAIDRCQPELAARMDGLHPAVLRMIAATTEGAARHGRWVGVCGALAGDPLAVPVLVGLGVTELSVDAGLVPGVKARVRALSHADCRQRAGELLRLPSAAAVRDACRRYWPA
- the nagE gene encoding N-acetylglucosamine-specific PTS transporter subunit IIBC, translating into MKMDLLPRVQRLGATLMLPIAVLPVAGLLLRLGQPDVFDIKLMAEAGNAVFANLALLFAIGVAVGFARDNNGAAALAGTIGYLVLTTVLKTIDKSLDMGVLAGIVAGAVAGGLYNRYRNVALPPYLGFFSGKRFVPIVTALCCLLLGIVLAYAWAPVQAGINAAGAWLTTAGSAGALVFGLLNRLLLVTGLHHLINTLAWFVFGNYADPATGAAVSGDLHRYFAGDPGAGLFMTGFFPVMMFGLPAACLAMYHETPPARRALVGGMLFSMALTSFLTGITEPIEFSFMFLAPVLYGLHALMTGLSMALCHALDIRLGFTFSAGAIDYVLGYGLSSRGWLAIPLGLAYALVYYGLFRFFIRRFNLLTPGRDEVVPVAAAGGAAQPAAGSVAQQYVEALGGPANLVVVDACTTRLRLNVADIGAVSEPRLKALGVRGVLKRPPNVVQVVIGPQAEQVAGDIRAVLQQAPQATAVVAAAPAVATQASVPAAGAFDPAWWIDALGGAANIASVGVVALTRLRVVVRERARVRADHLAGSQLMWIGDDTAHIAFGHAADGHAAAFERALQAMPT
- the nagA gene encoding N-acetylglucosamine-6-phosphate deacetylase, whose translation is MKGNILTPAGWIFGEIHAGPDGRIARIEGVPASPEHNDAPYVLPGFVDLLNHGGGGKDFMDGEAAVPVILRAHVRFGTTSLLGSTMTSPHDVLLPALQALNRACAQRPPGAARMLGVHLEGPYINPGKLGAQPDTSATATPEELEQYLGAAPLKVVTLAPELPGHLDIIRLLVARGVRVQLGHTLGTYEDAVAALDAGASGFTHLFNAMTPLQHRAPGMVAAALAHAEFAELIPDLLHVHPGAIRAALRAIPRLYAVTDATAAAGMPDGVYHLGSQTVYKVHGSVRLADGTLAGSVLTMDQALRNFVSIGLDLADASRRVSLYPAQYLGMSDRGMLAQGCWADAVVLDRALLVRTVYVEGECCVENA
- a CDS encoding SIS domain-containing protein; this translates as MLEEALSAPAVVAAQLAQAPRVAALAAQLAAQAWPAALTVARGSSDHAASYFATLVTRRLGVPVASLPMSTVTLHDSALRVAGQLAVAFSQSGRSPDLVETMQALRDRGAATVALVNAPDSPLAQACAHELPLLAGPEQSVAATKSYIAMLSMSALLVGHLEAARSGEHELVDACAGLPAALAQAAAQDWSALVPALRDVERMIVLGRGAGLAIAQEAALKLKETSGIQAEAFSGAEVRHGPMEIIGDGYPLLVFAPRGPEQAGLLALAAEMRKRGARVLLAAPPGTVDAELPLELPLVPAGHPLLDPVCAIQGFYVAAQALALARGRNPDQPQYLRKVTETR
- a CDS encoding porin, with translation MKRIALTALLAASAGGACAQSAGTGITLYGRAVAGLDYVNGIARPGGDVDTFRFGSNQYGVSFWGMRGAEDLGGGLRGVFNLEGMITSGTGRSDPLFNRRAQVGLASNDWGTLLLGRAMSLTDDESGAIDPMGLQASSVATLVYGRNWGSRTNAVTYNSPVWGGLSVRAQAGSDGVAGSFNSGKQLSAAVKYAQGNLSLTGIYEELRDTQGRMDNLYVNSRQYTLGGSYALNNLRLFAGYNLTVSSGDTVATPENPYAATRSQMAWVGANYRLLPALTLLSGVYYATLNNGGGHGTLVTLGAKYDLSKRTSLYGTVASVFNSRNATFSVEASPDTMPGAGANQQGAYAGIIHLF